One stretch of Pigmentiphaga aceris DNA includes these proteins:
- a CDS encoding uroporphyrinogen-III synthase, protein MAHAQAVILCRPAGQNEALAERLRATGREVLSLPALTLTASFEEPLPSLSDVDLVVFVSGNAARFFLDRRLREAPDAVWPAHVAAATVGPGSAAAVRAHPAFGVASELVTPPACAAQFDSEALWDALQARQHPLRKVLIVRGTQGRDWLAGRLRAAGVEVCIHTAYRRDPAPWAPHACAMLQGLAARQAPAVWLLTSVEGVDALLTRTREHGLTDWWLQGRFVVTHPRIAAHVTAVWQAISAEHGPTDAAIVLQTCPAGDDAVVAAIESLA, encoded by the coding sequence ATGGCGCACGCCCAGGCGGTCATCCTGTGCCGGCCGGCTGGTCAGAACGAAGCCTTGGCCGAGCGACTGCGCGCAACGGGCCGTGAGGTGCTCAGCCTGCCTGCATTGACGCTGACGGCATCGTTCGAGGAACCACTGCCTTCGTTGAGCGACGTTGACCTGGTGGTGTTCGTCAGCGGCAATGCCGCCCGGTTCTTCCTGGATCGACGTTTGCGCGAAGCGCCCGACGCCGTCTGGCCTGCTCATGTGGCGGCTGCAACCGTCGGCCCCGGTAGCGCAGCGGCGGTACGCGCGCATCCCGCTTTTGGGGTGGCGTCTGAATTGGTCACGCCGCCCGCGTGTGCGGCCCAATTCGATTCCGAGGCCTTATGGGATGCTTTGCAGGCACGCCAGCACCCCTTGCGAAAGGTGCTGATCGTGCGTGGCACACAGGGACGAGATTGGCTGGCTGGCCGTTTGCGCGCCGCCGGGGTCGAGGTCTGCATCCACACCGCGTACCGGCGCGACCCTGCGCCTTGGGCACCGCATGCCTGTGCAATGCTGCAAGGCCTGGCTGCGCGTCAGGCACCTGCCGTCTGGTTGCTGACCAGTGTCGAAGGCGTCGATGCCTTGCTGACGCGCACCCGTGAGCACGGTCTGACAGACTGGTGGTTGCAGGGGCGCTTCGTTGTGACACATCCCCGGATCGCCGCGCATGTGACCGCCGTGTGGCAAGCCATTTCCGCCGAGCACGGACCGACGGACGCAGCGATAGTGTTGCAAACCTGCCCAGCGGGCGATGATGCCGTGGTTGCCGCGATAGAATCATTGGCATGA
- the hemC gene encoding hydroxymethylbilane synthase, translating to MSHVIHPDPERLVIASRESRLAMWQAEHVQARLQSLYPRCNVEILGMTTRGDQILDRTLSKVGGKGLFVKELENALLDGRADLAVHSLKDVPVNLGDAFAMPVVMARADARDAFVSSTYASIADLPPGAILGTSSLRRESQIRERFPHIEVRPLRGNLDTRLGKLDRGEYAAIILAAAGLERLGLGARIRGLLSPEDSLPAAGQGALGIEVKAGRSDVEAWLAPLADAATTATSTAERAVSRKLGGSCQVPLAAYAEVGADGLIWLRALVASPDGRTVIRREGRAAVADAEALGLRLADELLRDGAAEILAALAIEH from the coding sequence GTGTCCCACGTCATTCATCCCGACCCCGAACGTCTTGTCATCGCCTCACGCGAGAGCCGGCTTGCCATGTGGCAGGCCGAGCACGTGCAAGCGCGCCTGCAATCCCTGTATCCGCGTTGCAATGTAGAAATCCTTGGCATGACCACACGGGGGGACCAGATACTGGACCGTACCTTGTCCAAGGTCGGCGGCAAGGGACTGTTCGTCAAGGAACTCGAAAACGCGCTGCTCGATGGCCGGGCCGACTTGGCGGTACATTCGCTCAAGGATGTGCCGGTCAATCTGGGCGATGCCTTTGCCATGCCGGTCGTGATGGCACGCGCCGATGCGCGCGATGCCTTCGTGTCCAGTACCTATGCTTCGATCGCCGATCTGCCCCCCGGTGCCATCCTGGGCACGTCCAGCCTGCGACGCGAATCGCAGATCCGCGAACGTTTCCCGCACATCGAGGTGCGCCCGCTGCGCGGCAATCTGGACACCCGTCTGGGCAAGCTCGACCGTGGCGAATACGCGGCCATCATTCTTGCTGCCGCCGGTCTTGAACGGCTTGGCCTGGGTGCCCGCATCCGTGGTCTGCTGTCGCCTGAAGACAGCCTGCCGGCAGCAGGGCAGGGCGCGCTCGGTATCGAAGTCAAGGCAGGCCGTTCCGATGTCGAAGCCTGGCTGGCACCGCTGGCCGATGCGGCAACCACTGCCACGTCAACCGCAGAACGTGCCGTGTCGCGCAAGCTGGGCGGCTCTTGCCAGGTACCCTTGGCCGCATATGCGGAAGTCGGTGCCGATGGCCTGATCTGGTTGCGCGCCCTGGTGGCCAGCCCGGACGGCCGCACGGTGATCCGCCGCGAAGGCCGTGCTGCAGTCGCCGACGCCGAAGCGCTGGGTCTGCGCTTGGCCGATGAACTGCTGCGCGACGGTGCCGCCGAGATTCTCGCCGCGCTGGCGATCGAGCACTGA
- the ppc gene encoding phosphoenolpyruvate carboxylase yields MTTDLSSLPDSDHALREDIRLLGRILGDVIRANEGDDVFNTIETVRRTAVRFRRNGNSVDGRALEKLLNQLSRDNTNSVVRAFSYFLHLANIAEDREQNRRRRAHALAGGDAPRGSLESAVTELRGRGVTPARIRKWLGQASVVPVLTAHPTEVQRKSTLDVHRDIARVLQDRDAPHTADETQEQLLSLLGRISTLWQTRMLRYSRLTVADEIKNAVSYYRSTFLTVIPRVYAHLSRLINRDPASPFAAPAAALPTFLRMGSWIGGDRDGNPNVGADTLRLALLRQAATVFEHYLEETHALGAELSMTTLLTQPSPELAALAANSPDVSEHRRDEPYRRALVGVYARLGATAKALVGNVTLRRTPPDAAPYESPDAFAADLAVIAESLVSHNNAPVLRLRLNALQQAVTVFGFHLATVDLRQSSDVHERTLVELFSQAGVVEDYAALDEDARIALLCAELRERRPLVSPWIQYSEGTTHELDIFREAARSRQRYGKEAVRQYIISHTESVSDLLEVLVLQKETGLVAAGVAPQPEDGLMVVPLFETIEDLRNGPRIMAQWMDLPEVKARIKLSQAQSQEVMLGYSDSNKDGGFLTSNWELYQAERALVEAFRTRHIRLRLFHGRGGTVGRGGGSSFDAILAQPPGTVDGQIRLTEQGEVIQSKYKDAEIGQWHLELLVAATLEASLVNADEAATAEDANMERYADTMKLLSDKAFSAYRGLVYDTPGFAEYFFASTPISEIAGLNIGSRPAARKSTGRIEDLRAIPWGFSWSQCRLLLPGWFGVGSAIESYLAKGAGKGANTSAAARAERVAHLRDMARDWPFFRTLLSNMEMVLAKSDLAIASRYAELVPDRALRTRIFKRIREEFDLTLSALKLITEQDELLDGNPDLARSIRDRVAYIDPLNHLQIELIRRHRDAAAKASGKRKPPEADERLQRGIHLSINGIAAGLRNSG; encoded by the coding sequence ATGACGACCGACCTCAGCAGCCTTCCCGATTCCGATCATGCATTGCGCGAAGACATCCGCCTTCTGGGCCGGATTCTTGGCGATGTGATTCGCGCCAACGAAGGCGACGACGTTTTCAACACGATTGAAACCGTGCGCCGCACGGCGGTGCGCTTTCGTCGCAACGGCAACAGCGTCGATGGCCGTGCGCTGGAAAAGCTGCTGAACCAGCTGTCACGCGACAACACCAATTCAGTGGTGCGCGCTTTCAGCTACTTCCTGCATCTGGCCAATATTGCCGAGGACCGCGAGCAGAACCGACGACGCCGCGCCCATGCATTGGCAGGCGGTGACGCGCCGCGCGGCAGCCTGGAAAGCGCCGTGACGGAACTGCGCGGCCGGGGTGTGACGCCTGCGCGTATCCGCAAGTGGCTGGGCCAGGCCAGCGTGGTGCCGGTGCTGACCGCGCACCCGACCGAGGTGCAACGCAAGAGCACGCTGGACGTGCACCGCGACATTGCCCGCGTCTTGCAGGACCGCGACGCACCGCACACGGCGGACGAGACGCAGGAACAGCTGCTGTCCTTGCTGGGGCGCATCTCTACCCTGTGGCAGACCCGCATGCTGCGATATTCGCGGTTGACGGTGGCCGACGAGATCAAGAATGCGGTGTCCTATTACCGCAGCACCTTCCTGACCGTGATTCCGCGTGTTTATGCGCATCTGTCGCGGTTGATCAACCGCGATCCGGCCTCGCCCTTCGCCGCGCCTGCGGCCGCGCTGCCGACCTTCCTGCGCATGGGCAGCTGGATCGGTGGCGACCGGGACGGCAACCCGAACGTAGGTGCCGATACGCTGCGCCTGGCCTTGCTGCGTCAGGCTGCGACGGTGTTCGAGCATTACCTGGAAGAGACCCACGCGCTGGGTGCCGAACTGTCGATGACCACCTTGTTGACACAGCCGTCACCGGAATTGGCGGCGCTGGCCGCGAATTCGCCCGACGTGTCGGAACATCGTCGCGACGAGCCGTATCGTCGTGCGCTGGTGGGCGTCTATGCGCGGTTGGGGGCCACCGCCAAAGCACTGGTGGGCAACGTGACGCTGCGACGCACGCCACCCGATGCCGCACCCTACGAATCGCCTGACGCCTTTGCGGCCGACCTGGCAGTGATTGCCGAATCGCTGGTCAGCCACAACAACGCCCCGGTGCTGCGCCTGCGTCTGAATGCCTTGCAGCAGGCCGTGACTGTCTTCGGTTTCCACTTGGCCACGGTGGACCTGCGACAGAGTTCTGACGTTCACGAACGCACCCTGGTCGAATTGTTTTCTCAGGCTGGTGTGGTGGAAGACTATGCCGCGCTGGATGAAGATGCCCGGATTGCCTTGCTGTGCGCCGAGTTGCGCGAGCGTCGCCCGCTGGTGTCACCGTGGATTCAATACAGCGAAGGCACGACCCACGAGCTGGACATCTTCCGCGAAGCCGCGCGCAGCCGGCAGCGCTACGGCAAGGAAGCGGTTCGCCAATACATCATTTCGCACACCGAATCGGTCAGTGACCTGCTTGAGGTGCTGGTCTTGCAGAAGGAAACCGGCTTGGTCGCGGCGGGTGTTGCACCGCAGCCTGAAGACGGGCTGATGGTGGTGCCGCTGTTCGAAACGATTGAAGACTTGCGCAATGGCCCGCGCATCATGGCGCAGTGGATGGACCTGCCCGAGGTGAAGGCGCGCATCAAGCTGTCGCAGGCGCAATCGCAGGAAGTCATGCTGGGTTATTCGGACAGCAACAAGGACGGCGGTTTCCTGACTTCGAACTGGGAGCTGTATCAGGCCGAGCGTGCGCTGGTGGAAGCCTTCCGTACCCGTCATATCCGACTGCGCCTGTTCCATGGGCGCGGCGGCACCGTGGGGCGTGGGGGCGGCTCCAGTTTCGACGCCATTCTGGCGCAGCCGCCGGGCACCGTGGACGGCCAGATTCGTCTGACCGAGCAAGGCGAGGTCATCCAGAGCAAATACAAGGACGCCGAGATCGGCCAATGGCACTTGGAACTGTTGGTGGCAGCCACCCTGGAAGCCAGCCTGGTCAACGCGGATGAAGCGGCCACGGCCGAAGACGCGAACATGGAGCGCTACGCCGACACCATGAAGCTGCTGTCGGACAAGGCCTTCAGCGCCTACCGTGGCCTGGTTTACGACACGCCGGGCTTTGCCGAGTACTTCTTTGCGTCCACGCCGATTTCCGAGATTGCCGGCCTGAACATCGGTTCCCGCCCTGCTGCCCGCAAGTCCACCGGCCGTATTGAGGACCTGCGCGCAATTCCCTGGGGCTTCTCGTGGAGCCAGTGCCGCCTGCTGCTGCCGGGCTGGTTCGGCGTGGGATCGGCGATCGAGTCCTATCTGGCCAAGGGCGCAGGCAAGGGAGCGAACACCAGCGCAGCCGCGCGGGCCGAGCGCGTTGCCCACCTGCGAGACATGGCGCGTGACTGGCCGTTCTTCCGTACCTTGCTGTCGAATATGGAGATGGTGCTGGCCAAGAGCGACCTGGCCATTGCGTCACGGTATGCCGAACTGGTGCCGGATCGCGCCCTGCGCACACGCATCTTCAAACGCATTCGCGAAGAATTCGATCTGACGCTCAGCGCCTTGAAGCTGATTACCGAGCAAGACGAATTGCTGGATGGCAATCCGGACCTGGCCCGCTCGATTCGTGATCGCGTGGCCTATATCGATCCGCTCAATCACTTGCAGATCGAGCTGATTCGCCGTCACCGGGATGCTGCTGCCAAGGCCAGCGGCAAACGCAAGCCACCCGAGGCGGATGAACGACTGCAGCGCGGGATTCACCTGAGCATCAACGGCATTGCGGCGGGGTTGCGCAACAGCGGATAA
- a CDS encoding TerC family protein: MLEYLEGMHWGAVFQIILIDILLGGDNAVVIALACRNLPKDTRVKGILWGTAGAIILRVVLISFAVTMLQIPFLKLVGAVLLLWIGVKLLIPENDSHDNIEGSANLWAAVKTIIIADFVMSLDNVIAIAGAAQNADPEHQLGLVIFGLVVSIPIIIWGSAIVLKLIDRFPIVITLGGGLLGWIAGGMLVTDPVIVQNLYKPDWTPQTLSIIHYSAAVFGAVFVVVLGSVLARRKVRAEALAKG, encoded by the coding sequence ATGCTTGAATACTTGGAAGGGATGCACTGGGGCGCGGTGTTCCAGATCATTCTGATCGATATTTTGCTGGGTGGTGACAATGCCGTGGTGATTGCCCTGGCTTGCCGCAACCTGCCCAAAGACACGCGCGTGAAGGGCATTCTGTGGGGAACCGCAGGCGCCATCATCTTGCGCGTGGTGTTGATTTCGTTTGCAGTGACCATGCTGCAGATTCCGTTCCTGAAGCTGGTGGGCGCAGTCCTGCTGCTGTGGATCGGCGTCAAGCTGCTGATTCCGGAAAACGATTCGCATGACAACATTGAAGGCAGCGCCAACCTGTGGGCCGCCGTCAAGACCATCATCATCGCCGACTTCGTGATGAGCCTGGACAACGTCATCGCGATCGCCGGTGCAGCACAGAACGCCGACCCGGAGCACCAGCTTGGTCTGGTGATCTTCGGCCTGGTGGTCAGCATCCCGATCATCATCTGGGGCAGCGCGATCGTGCTCAAGCTGATCGATCGCTTCCCGATCGTGATCACGCTGGGTGGTGGTTTGCTGGGCTGGATTGCAGGCGGCATGCTGGTGACCGATCCGGTCATCGTGCAGAACCTGTATAAGCCTGACTGGACGCCGCAAACCCTGAGCATCATCCACTACTCGGCTGCCGTGTTCGGCGCGGTGTTCGTGGTGGTGCTGGGTAGCGTGCTCGCACGCCGCAAGGTGCGCGCCGAAGCCCTGGCCAAGGGTTGA
- the sucD gene encoding succinate--CoA ligase subunit alpha produces MSILINKDTKVITQGITGKTGQYHTRGCRDYANGKAAFVAGVNPKKAGEDFEGIPIFASVKDAAVETGATVSVIYVPPAGAAAAIWEAVQAELELVICITEGIPVRDMAELKAKMAAAGSKTLLLGPNCPGLITPDEIKIGIMPGHIHRKGRIGIVSRSGTLTYEAVAQVTELGLGQSSAVGIGGDPINGLKHKDVLELFNNDPETDAVIMIGEIGGPDEVDAARWAKDNMKKPVVGFIAGVTAPAGKRMGHAGALIAGGDDTAQAKLDVLEACGIRTTKNPSELAKLLKSVM; encoded by the coding sequence ATGTCGATTCTGATCAACAAAGATACCAAAGTCATCACCCAAGGCATCACCGGCAAGACGGGCCAGTACCACACCCGCGGCTGCCGTGATTACGCGAACGGCAAGGCTGCGTTCGTTGCTGGCGTGAACCCCAAGAAGGCCGGCGAAGATTTCGAAGGCATCCCGATTTTCGCCAGCGTCAAAGACGCCGCTGTCGAAACCGGTGCCACCGTGTCGGTGATCTACGTGCCGCCGGCAGGTGCTGCCGCCGCCATCTGGGAAGCCGTCCAGGCCGAACTGGAACTGGTGATCTGCATTACCGAAGGCATCCCGGTCCGTGACATGGCCGAACTGAAGGCCAAGATGGCCGCTGCCGGTTCGAAGACCCTGCTGCTGGGACCGAACTGCCCGGGCCTGATCACGCCGGACGAAATCAAGATCGGCATCATGCCCGGTCACATCCACCGCAAGGGCCGCATCGGCATCGTCAGCCGCTCGGGCACCCTGACCTATGAAGCCGTGGCACAAGTCACGGAACTGGGCCTGGGCCAGTCGAGCGCCGTCGGTATCGGTGGCGATCCGATCAACGGTCTGAAGCACAAAGACGTGCTGGAACTGTTCAACAATGACCCGGAAACCGACGCCGTCATCATGATCGGCGAAATCGGCGGCCCGGACGAAGTTGACGCGGCACGTTGGGCCAAGGACAACATGAAGAAGCCGGTGGTTGGCTTCATCGCGGGCGTTACCGCACCGGCAGGCAAGCGCATGGGCCACGCCGGCGCGCTGATCGCTGGTGGTGATGACACCGCACAAGCCAAGCTCGACGTGCTCGAAGCGTGCGGTATCCGCACGACCAAGAACCCGTCGGAACTGGCCAAGTTGCTGAAGTCCGTCATGTAA
- the sucC gene encoding ADP-forming succinate--CoA ligase subunit beta, producing MKIHEYQGKELLKKFGVTVPRGFPAFSVDEAVEAAEKLGGPVWVVKAQIHAGGRGKGGGVKLARSIEEVRTLANEILGMQLITHQTGPEGQKVGRLLIEEGADIKKELYIGIVTDRATQKIGVMASSEGGMDIEEVAHNTPEKLLKVFVDPVVGLTDEDAATLIRGIGVPEASVPQAVDQLKKLYQVYQETDASLAEINPLILTGSGDIIALDAKFNFDPNALFRHPDIVAYRDLAEEDPAEIEASKFDLAYIQLEGNIGCLVNGAGLAMATMDTIKLFGGEPANFLDVGGGATAEKVTEAFKIMLKNPDVKAILVNIFGGIMRCDVIAEGVITACRAVDLKVPLVVRMKGTNEALGKELLAKSGLPIISADSMAEAATKVVAAAAAAAK from the coding sequence ATGAAAATCCACGAGTACCAGGGCAAAGAGCTTCTCAAGAAGTTTGGCGTTACCGTTCCGCGCGGCTTCCCCGCATTCTCGGTCGATGAGGCCGTTGAAGCAGCCGAAAAGCTTGGCGGCCCGGTATGGGTCGTCAAGGCCCAGATCCACGCCGGTGGCCGTGGCAAGGGCGGCGGCGTCAAGCTGGCCCGCTCGATCGAAGAAGTGCGCACGCTTGCCAATGAAATCCTTGGCATGCAACTGATCACGCACCAGACCGGTCCGGAAGGCCAGAAAGTTGGCCGTCTGCTGATCGAAGAAGGCGCGGACATCAAGAAAGAACTGTATATCGGTATCGTCACCGACCGCGCCACGCAAAAGATCGGCGTGATGGCGTCGAGCGAAGGCGGCATGGACATCGAAGAAGTGGCGCACAACACGCCGGAAAAGCTTCTGAAGGTCTTCGTTGACCCGGTCGTCGGCCTGACCGACGAAGATGCAGCCACCCTGATCCGCGGTATTGGCGTGCCGGAAGCTTCGGTGCCGCAAGCCGTCGACCAACTGAAGAAGCTGTATCAGGTCTACCAAGAGACCGACGCTTCGCTGGCCGAAATCAATCCCCTGATCCTGACCGGCAGCGGCGACATCATCGCCCTGGACGCCAAGTTCAACTTCGATCCGAACGCGCTGTTCCGTCACCCGGACATCGTTGCTTACCGCGACCTGGCCGAAGAAGATCCGGCTGAAATCGAAGCCAGCAAGTTCGACCTGGCCTACATCCAGCTGGAAGGCAACATCGGCTGCCTGGTCAACGGCGCAGGCCTGGCCATGGCCACCATGGACACCATCAAGCTGTTCGGCGGCGAGCCGGCCAACTTCCTGGACGTGGGCGGCGGTGCAACCGCCGAGAAGGTCACGGAAGCCTTCAAGATCATGTTGAAGAACCCGGACGTCAAGGCGATCCTGGTGAACATCTTCGGCGGCATCATGCGCTGCGACGTCATCGCCGAAGGCGTGATCACCGCTTGCCGCGCCGTTGACCTGAAGGTGCCGCTGGTGGTCCGCATGAAGGGCACCAACGAAGCGTTGGGCAAAGAGCTGCTGGCCAAATCGGGCCTGCCGATCATCAGCGCCGACAGCATGGCCGAAGCGGCCACCAAGGTCGTTGCCGCTGCCGCAGCTGCCGCCAAGTAA